One segment of Syntrophales bacterium DNA contains the following:
- a CDS encoding DegT/DnrJ/EryC1/StrS family aminotransferase, protein MLPVSRPSLGEEELKEIEKVFATGWLGLGSVVLEFENVIKDYLGVKNVIAVNTGTSALHLSLDALGIGTGDEVIVPSLTFCASVQVITALGAKPVFCEVRPDTLNIDVEDVKKKITPNTKAIMPVHYCGQACEMDALLQLGRELNISIVEDAAHAFGSSYRGRKIGSFGDITCFSFDPIKNITCGEGGAVVVHNDEIADEIRRKRILGIDKDTWHRYRNERSWFYEVTTQGYRYHMSNVNAAIGLAQFRKLNKFVERKRDIVARYNSSFRDLPDLKTLHWNLEDTAPFTYIVRVLHGKREALIEHLKEKGVGTGIHYIPNHLQPFFRPYSSPLPVTEKLGEEILTLPLYYDLTDEDVNHIIASVHSFFKK, encoded by the coding sequence ATGTTACCCGTATCGCGTCCCTCTTTAGGAGAAGAAGAATTAAAGGAAATCGAAAAGGTCTTTGCCACGGGATGGTTGGGCTTGGGCTCTGTCGTCTTGGAGTTTGAAAATGTGATCAAGGACTATTTGGGTGTAAAAAACGTCATTGCCGTTAACACCGGTACATCTGCTTTACACCTTTCCCTCGACGCTTTGGGCATCGGAACGGGGGATGAGGTTATTGTCCCTTCCCTCACCTTCTGTGCCTCCGTGCAGGTGATAACCGCCTTGGGAGCCAAACCCGTATTCTGTGAGGTGAGGCCAGATACGCTCAACATCGATGTAGAGGACGTGAAAAAGAAAATTACTCCCAACACGAAGGCAATCATGCCGGTACATTACTGTGGGCAGGCCTGCGAAATGGATGCCCTCCTCCAGCTAGGTCGAGAACTGAACATCTCCATCGTGGAAGATGCGGCTCATGCCTTTGGTTCTTCTTATCGGGGAAGGAAAATTGGCAGTTTTGGAGACATCACCTGTTTTAGTTTCGACCCCATAAAAAATATTACCTGTGGCGAAGGCGGGGCCGTAGTTGTTCATAACGATGAGATAGCCGACGAAATACGAAGGAAAAGAATCCTGGGCATCGATAAAGACACATGGCACCGGTATCGAAATGAAAGGAGTTGGTTTTACGAAGTGACAACTCAGGGTTATCGGTACCATATGAGCAACGTAAATGCGGCGATCGGACTTGCCCAATTTCGTAAGCTGAATAAATTTGTTGAAAGAAAGAGGGATATTGTAGCCCGATATAACTCGTCTTTTCGTGATCTCCCGGATCTTAAGACGCTCCATTGGAATCTAGAAGACACTGCCCCCTTCACGTATATCGTAAGGGTCCTCCACGGAAAGAGAGAGGCACTTATCGAGCATTTAAAAGAAAAGGGGGTGGGAACCGGCATCCATTACATCCCCAATCATCTGCAGCCATTTTTCCGCCCCTATTCCTCTCCCCTTCCCGTGACTGAGAAACTAGGTGAAGAAATCCTAACCCTCCCACTCTATTACGACCTAACCGACGAGGACGTAAACCACATTATCGCCTCCGTCCACTCCTTTTTCAAAAAATAG
- the gmd gene encoding GDP-mannose 4,6-dehydratase yields the protein MNSMKALITGITGQDGSYLAEFLLSKGYEVHGLIRRASTFNTGRIDHIYTDPHTEGTKLFLHHGDLSDSGQLINLIYNIKPDEIYHLGAQSHVRVSFDTPEYTGDITGLGTTRLLEAIRRSGIKTKYYQASSSELFGASPPPQSEKTPFYPRSPYAAAKLYSFWMTVNFREAYGLFACNGILFNHESPRRGETFVTRKITRALANILSGNQKKLYLGNLNAKRDWGFAPEYVEMMWLMLQQDKPDDYVVGTGESHSVREFVEIAFSYAGIEIEWIGNGSQEKGIVSSIKCETDNIKIGDTIIEIDPRYFRPTEVEHLQADITKAREKLNWQPRVTFSELVKIMVDYDLKMVGIEPPGEGISTCQAKNFCYTEHAFATNEKIRER from the coding sequence ATGAACTCTATGAAAGCACTTATCACCGGTATAACCGGTCAAGACGGCTCATACCTCGCCGAGTTTTTACTTTCCAAAGGCTATGAAGTTCACGGCCTTATTCGTCGTGCCAGCACCTTTAATACTGGCCGCATAGACCATATATATACCGATCCCCATACCGAAGGGACGAAACTATTTCTCCACCACGGTGATCTTTCTGACTCAGGCCAGCTGATAAATCTCATCTATAACATAAAACCCGATGAAATTTACCATCTTGGTGCCCAAAGCCATGTGCGAGTATCTTTTGATACCCCCGAATACACAGGAGATATAACTGGTCTTGGCACAACAAGGCTACTGGAAGCCATCCGTAGAAGCGGTATCAAGACAAAATACTACCAGGCATCATCCTCTGAGCTATTTGGTGCATCTCCTCCACCACAATCTGAAAAGACACCCTTTTATCCCAGAAGCCCCTACGCCGCAGCAAAGCTTTATTCCTTTTGGATGACAGTAAACTTCCGTGAGGCCTATGGACTATTTGCCTGTAATGGTATACTCTTTAACCACGAATCACCCCGCAGAGGTGAGACCTTTGTAACCCGCAAGATTACCCGAGCCCTTGCAAATATCTTATCTGGTAATCAGAAAAAGCTATATCTTGGTAATCTCAATGCAAAAAGAGATTGGGGCTTTGCCCCAGAGTATGTAGAGATGATGTGGCTTATGTTACAACAAGACAAACCAGATGATTATGTAGTAGGAACAGGAGAGAGCCACAGTGTTCGAGAATTTGTTGAAATCGCCTTTTCTTATGCGGGTATAGAAATAGAATGGATTGGCAATGGTTCTCAAGAAAAAGGCATTGTAAGTTCAATAAAATGTGAAACAGATAACATTAAAATAGGTGATACTATCATAGAAATTGATCCCCGTTATTTTAGACCAACGGAAGTTGAGCACCTCCAGGCAGATATCACTAAGGCAAGAGAAAAACTCAACTGGCAACCCCGTGTAACATTCTCTGAACTTGTGAAGATTATGGTAGATTATGACCTAAAGATGGTAGGTATTGAACCCCCTGGAGAAGGTATCTCCACATGCCAGGCAAAAAACTTCTGCTACACCGAGCATGCCTTCGCAACAAATGAAAAGATAAGGGAGAGATGA
- a CDS encoding nucleotidyltransferase domain-containing protein, which yields MKVSNQSRTIRSYKKNYNKLLNKINQLFVNYYKDRLVSLVVFGSVASGNFSPQSDIDLLIVLTTKKGNYEDFSEYYENIESKLDRINFSIRINPIFKTEEELNVRTPFLWDTEFLILYDKKHVFMRFLDSLKTFKKTHLRFHNKKLKYIEIIN from the coding sequence ATGAAAGTTTCAAATCAGTCAAGAACCATTAGGTCATACAAAAAAAACTATAATAAACTTCTTAATAAGATTAACCAACTTTTTGTAAACTATTATAAAGATAGACTTGTATCACTTGTAGTTTTTGGTTCAGTTGCGTCAGGCAATTTCTCTCCCCAGTCTGATATAGATTTATTGATAGTCCTAACTACCAAAAAAGGAAATTATGAAGATTTTTCAGAATACTACGAAAACATAGAAAGTAAACTCGATAGAATAAACTTTTCCATAAGAATCAACCCCATATTTAAAACCGAAGAAGAATTAAATGTAAGAACACCATTCTTATGGGATACAGAATTCTTGATATTATATGACAAAAAACATGTGTTTATGAGATTCCTTGATTCACTTAAAACATTTAAAAAGACACATCTTCGCTTTCACAATAAAAAGTTGAAATATATCGAGATAATTAATTGA
- a CDS encoding HEPN domain-containing protein, with product MTSKALAEDYIKRAKIRFKVLEIFLKEKDYPDIIRISQEIVELIEKAILIQININPPKWHDVIDVIMENKDKLPDKIGEELKKIKKECKWLRSQREIAFYGAPDLIPTKDYSLKDAKKAISIASHFLELIEQMSHSISKK from the coding sequence TTGACAAGCAAAGCTTTAGCTGAAGATTACATAAAACGGGCAAAAATTAGATTTAAAGTACTTGAAATTTTCTTAAAAGAGAAAGATTATCCAGATATTATTAGAATCTCCCAAGAGATAGTAGAATTAATTGAGAAAGCAATTCTCATTCAGATCAATATAAATCCTCCAAAATGGCATGATGTTATCGATGTAATCATGGAAAATAAAGATAAGCTGCCAGACAAGATAGGAGAAGAACTAAAAAAGATAAAAAAGGAATGCAAATGGCTTCGTAGCCAAAGGGAAATAGCCTTTTACGGCGCTCCAGATTTGATTCCTACAAAAGATTATTCTTTAAAAGATGCAAAAAAGGCTATTTCCATAGCATCTCATTTTTTAGAACTCATTGAACAAATGAGTCATTCTATAAGCAAGAAATAA
- a CDS encoding methyltransferase domain-containing protein: MSQEENEVFFARIYLHHIRNQIRHVFGNLKISILDAGCGQGRISIPLALDGHRVTAIDFTPAVIEKAKENAAKRNTEINFIVGDLENHLNNISSGKFDCIISTEVLYMVRYYERVIENLSSLLESGGLFILSLRPRLFYVMHRLMQGKTEEAYRILMSQERYLSGGALNCQSIEEIKDIFSKVGVRVLSLTGIGVLSGIEGDPQAIFALPSSLTEKERELLFEMELYVGGSYPENGRYILACGVKSN; this comes from the coding sequence ATGTCGCAAGAAGAGAACGAGGTGTTTTTCGCCCGCATCTACCTGCATCATATAAGGAACCAAATCAGGCATGTGTTCGGCAACCTAAAAATAAGTATTTTAGATGCCGGCTGCGGTCAAGGACGAATATCCATTCCTTTGGCTTTAGATGGACACCGGGTTACGGCCATCGATTTTACCCCCGCCGTAATCGAAAAGGCAAAAGAAAACGCGGCCAAGAGAAACACCGAGATTAACTTCATTGTCGGCGATCTGGAGAATCACCTGAATAATATCAGTTCAGGCAAATTCGACTGCATCATATCGACCGAAGTCCTCTATATGGTGAGGTACTACGAACGGGTGATAGAAAACCTCTCCTCTTTACTCGAATCGGGTGGACTTTTCATCCTTTCCCTAAGACCGAGACTGTTCTACGTCATGCACCGCCTCATGCAGGGAAAAACGGAGGAGGCATATCGGATACTGATGAGCCAAGAACGGTATCTAAGCGGTGGAGCTTTAAATTGTCAGTCGATAGAAGAAATTAAAGACATTTTCTCGAAAGTGGGGGTCCGTGTGCTTTCCTTAACCGGCATAGGGGTGTTGAGCGGCATAGAAGGAGACCCTCAAGCCATCTTCGCCCTACCCTCTTCCCTGACGGAAAAGGAAAGAGAACTTTTATTCGAAATGGAGCTTTATGTCGGCGGATCCTATCCGGAAAACGGTCGATATATTCTCGCCTGCGGCGTGAAATCTAATTGA